Proteins from one Synechococcus sp. MU1643 genomic window:
- a CDS encoding Gfo/Idh/MocA family protein: MPSDPMAPVKVGVIGIGNMGWHHARVLSLLRDADLVGVADPDAERGKLATEQFGCRWFADYNAMLSEVEAVCIAVPTLLHHPVGLACLRAGVHVLIEKPIAASQDEATALIEAASAAGCLLQVGHIERFNPAFRELTKVVANEEVVVLEARRHSPHSDRANDVSVVLDLMIHDIDLVLELAKAPVVRLAAAGGRSAEGPIDYVNATLGFENGVVASLTASKMSHRKIRSLSAHCRSSLVETDFLNHTLHIHRRAHEWYSADHGELLYRNDGFIEEVSTTSIEPLYAELEHFLQCVHGRGTPEVDGLQASRALKLADLIEQAVEHPDTGAPLCAPI; this comes from the coding sequence ATGCCTTCCGACCCTATGGCCCCAGTCAAGGTCGGGGTGATCGGCATCGGCAATATGGGATGGCACCACGCTCGGGTGCTCAGTCTTCTGCGGGATGCCGATCTGGTGGGAGTCGCGGATCCGGATGCTGAGCGCGGAAAGCTCGCTACCGAGCAATTCGGCTGCCGCTGGTTCGCCGACTACAACGCCATGCTCTCCGAGGTGGAAGCCGTCTGCATCGCGGTTCCCACGCTGTTGCACCATCCCGTCGGTCTGGCCTGTCTGCGTGCGGGTGTGCACGTTTTGATTGAAAAGCCGATTGCGGCCAGTCAGGACGAAGCCACCGCGCTGATCGAGGCCGCTTCAGCGGCCGGATGTCTGCTGCAGGTGGGCCACATCGAGCGGTTCAATCCTGCCTTCCGTGAGCTCACCAAGGTGGTAGCCAACGAAGAGGTGGTGGTTCTCGAGGCGCGTCGCCACAGCCCCCATTCCGATCGGGCCAATGACGTCTCCGTTGTGCTGGATCTGATGATCCACGACATCGACCTCGTGCTGGAGCTGGCCAAAGCACCCGTGGTGCGGCTTGCCGCTGCCGGTGGTCGCAGTGCCGAAGGCCCGATCGATTACGTCAACGCCACGTTGGGCTTCGAGAATGGTGTAGTGGCCAGCCTCACGGCCAGCAAGATGAGCCACCGCAAAATCCGCAGCCTCAGTGCTCACTGCCGTTCGAGCCTGGTGGAGACGGACTTCCTTAACCACACCCTGCATATCCATCGCCGGGCCCATGAGTGGTACTCCGCCGATCACGGTGAGCTGCTGTATCGAAATGACGGCTTCATCGAGGAGGTGAGCACCACCTCGATCGAACCGCTCTATGCCGAGCTCGAGCACTTCCTTCAGTGCGTGCATGGCCGGGGAACCCCTGAGGTGGATGGCCTTCAGGCCTCGCGTGCCCTCAAGCTGGCAGACCTGATAGAGCAGGCCGTTGAACATCCGGATACGGGAGCACCCCTGTGCGCACCGATCTGA
- a CDS encoding hemolysin family protein, which yields MRLFLLAVLLVLPAFFAAAEVALLRLRPSRVEVLVEEEQAGARSIQRLQRRLRRALLVSQLGSTLALVALGWAGRGLGARLWSDGSLGVAWRDTALFLGIVLLATLVAGLLPKAWVLNRPESSALRLVPLLEVVMRCLAPLLNLLEALAGLLMRLLGLAPQWDVLVPALSAGELETLVESGRVTGLFPDEKNILEGVFALRDTQVREVMVPRSGMVTLPATVRFAEMMEAVHHTRHARFPVIGQSLDDVRGVLDLRQMAEPIARGELQADSLLEPYLLPAVPVLETCTLAELLPMIRSGQPLLLVVDEHGGTEGLVTAADLTGEIVGDEDPGETDEPDLLEEKDCPGAWLVAGDLEIFELNRQLDLDLPEADEHHTLAGFLLERLQHIPSAGEGLHFNGLQFEITAMAGPRIERVRLVLPSSEDESD from the coding sequence ATGCGGCTTTTTCTGCTGGCTGTTCTGTTGGTTTTGCCGGCCTTCTTCGCGGCTGCAGAGGTGGCCCTGCTTCGGCTACGCCCCAGCCGCGTTGAAGTGCTGGTGGAGGAAGAGCAAGCCGGGGCCCGTTCCATTCAGCGTCTCCAGCGACGCCTGCGGCGCGCTTTGCTGGTGTCTCAACTGGGTTCGACCCTCGCTCTGGTGGCTCTTGGCTGGGCTGGCCGCGGGTTAGGGGCGCGGCTCTGGTCGGATGGGTCTCTGGGTGTGGCTTGGCGCGACACAGCCTTGTTCCTAGGCATCGTGCTGCTGGCCACGCTGGTGGCTGGTTTGTTGCCCAAGGCCTGGGTGCTGAACCGTCCCGAATCCTCGGCGCTGCGACTGGTGCCGCTGCTGGAGGTGGTGATGCGCTGTCTGGCTCCGCTGCTCAACCTGCTCGAGGCGCTGGCCGGGCTGCTGATGCGCCTGCTCGGCCTGGCCCCCCAATGGGATGTGCTGGTGCCAGCCCTTTCAGCTGGAGAGCTGGAAACCTTGGTGGAATCCGGTCGGGTGACGGGATTGTTCCCTGACGAGAAAAACATCCTTGAAGGTGTCTTTGCCCTGCGGGACACCCAGGTGCGGGAGGTGATGGTGCCGCGCTCTGGGATGGTCACCCTGCCGGCCACGGTCCGTTTCGCGGAAATGATGGAGGCCGTCCATCACACCCGTCACGCCCGCTTCCCGGTGATCGGCCAGTCGCTGGATGACGTGCGCGGCGTGCTGGATCTCCGTCAGATGGCTGAACCGATCGCACGGGGGGAGCTCCAGGCCGATTCGCTGCTCGAGCCCTACCTCCTGCCTGCGGTGCCCGTTCTGGAGACCTGCACGTTGGCGGAGCTGCTGCCGATGATCCGCAGCGGTCAACCGCTTCTGCTGGTGGTGGATGAGCACGGCGGCACCGAGGGTCTGGTGACCGCAGCGGATCTCACTGGAGAAATCGTTGGTGATGAGGATCCCGGTGAGACCGACGAACCGGATCTGCTCGAAGAGAAGGACTGCCCCGGTGCCTGGCTGGTGGCCGGAGATCTGGAGATCTTCGAGCTCAACCGACAGCTCGATCTCGATCTGCCCGAGGCTGATGAGCATCACACCCTGGCGGGCTTCCTGCTGGAGCGGCTCCAGCACATTCCATCCGCAGGGGAAGGGCTGCATTTCAACGGCCTTCAGTTCGAGATCACAGCCATGGCAGGGCCGCGGATCGAGCGAGTCCGGCTTGTTCTCCCCAGCTCAGAGGATGAATCCGACTGA
- the pyrE gene encoding orotate phosphoribosyltransferase, with the protein MSESSSVPTEREQLLNRLATLAYRRGDFTLASGRKSEHYVNCKPVSLSGSGLALISRAMLAHVETDAVAVAGLTLGADPLVSGVAMAAADRGRELDALIVRKEAKGHGTGAWLEGPLPAPGTLITVLEDVVTTGGSSLKAVRQLRDAGYKVNRVVTIVDREEGGDAAMTADNLELISLYKLSEIAAFTPA; encoded by the coding sequence ATGTCTGAATCGTCGAGTGTCCCGACTGAGCGCGAGCAACTGCTGAACCGTCTGGCCACCCTGGCCTACCGACGTGGAGACTTCACCCTTGCCTCAGGCCGGAAGAGCGAGCACTACGTGAACTGCAAACCCGTAAGCCTGAGCGGTTCCGGCCTGGCCCTGATCAGCCGGGCGATGCTCGCTCACGTGGAAACCGATGCGGTGGCCGTGGCTGGTCTCACCCTCGGAGCAGACCCACTGGTCAGCGGTGTAGCCATGGCCGCCGCCGATCGAGGTCGGGAGCTTGATGCGCTGATCGTGCGCAAGGAAGCCAAAGGCCACGGCACTGGAGCCTGGCTGGAGGGTCCGCTACCAGCCCCCGGGACCCTGATCACCGTGCTGGAAGACGTTGTCACCACAGGAGGTTCCTCTCTCAAGGCGGTCCGGCAGCTGCGCGACGCCGGTTACAAGGTGAACCGAGTCGTCACCATCGTCGACAGGGAGGAAGGGGGAGACGCCGCCATGACGGCTGACAATCTTGAGTTGATCAGCCTTTACAAGCTGTCTGAGATCGCCGCCTTCACGCCGGCATGA